AGACAGCCTCTGCGTGCGCGGATCGTCGACGACGAACCGCCCGGAGTGAATGTCGAACAAGCGGAGTTAGACGAAGTCCTCGCCCGCTCCGATAGCGGATTCCGTATCGCGTCATCGCGGTACGGCGAGGTCCTCACGCTCTCGTTGCTCGGTGATCTTCGCCAGCGGCTAGTTGACACCGAGTCTACGACGGAGTCGGGCGACGATACCGATACCGATACCGATACCGATGCTGGTGCTGGTGGCCGAAAGGAGACTGGCAAGCGGACGTACACGGTCGCATTCGGTGCACCCGAGCGGGGGCTACCGGAGATCTGTGGCATCGACCCAACAGCGGTCGGCCAGCGAGACACGTCGGACGATACACGACCGGACAGGTCCCGGTTCGACCTCTGGCTTAATACGGTTCCGAATCAGGGCAGCGAGACGGTGCGAACGGAGGAAGCGATGTTCGCAACGCTTGCCTGTCTCAATCTGGAGTGAGTGTTGAACTATGCCAACGCCAAGCAGACCACGAAAAGGCTCGATGGGCTTCAGCCCGCGTGTCCGTGCTTCGAGCGAGGTGCCTCGAATCAGCACCTGGCCCGACGACGATGGACAGGTGGGGGTACAGGGGTTTGCCGGCTACAAGGCCGGTATGTCCCACGTCGTGATGATCAACGACGAGCCTGATTCCCCACAGGAGGGGATGGAAGAGACCGTTCCTGTAACGGTCGTTGAGACCCCGCCGATGCGCGCGGTCGCCGTTCGAGCCTACGAGACGACGCCGTACGGCCAGCGTCCGCTCACGGAGATCTGGACCGATGAGGTCCACGACGATCTTGCACGCGCAGTCGATCTCCCTGAGGAGCGCGACGACGGCCAGCAGCGAGAACAGACCGTTCGGGACGCGCTCGAATCGGGCGATCTCGGTGGTGTGCGTTTGATCACCCACACCCTGCCGGGAGCGCTTTCGAGCGTTCCGAAACGAAAGCCAGACGTGATGGAGACGCGCGTCGGAGGTAGCACCCTCGAAGAGCGTCTTGAGTTCGCCTTGGAACTGCTCGGTGATGGCGGCGAACACACCGTTTCGGACGTGTTCCGAGCGGGCGAGTACGCCGACATCGCTGGCGTTACCAAGGGAAGCGGGACGCAAGGACCCGTCAAGCGCTGGGGTGTCCAAAAGCGCAAGGGCAAACACGCCCGACAAGGGTGGAAACGACGGATCGGGAACCTCGGTCCGTGGAACCCCTCACGAGTGCGCTCGACGGTCCCACAGCAAGGTCAGACGGGATATCACCAGCGGACTGAACTCAACAAGCGCATCATCTCTATCGGTGATGAGGACGTGACGCCGGAGGGTGGATTCATCAACTACGGCGATGTTGATGGTGAGTACGTCCTCGTCAAGGGATCGGTGCCCGGTCCGAAACAGCGCCTCATCCGGTTTCGTCCCGCGGTGCGGCCGAACGACCAACCGCGCCTCGATCCGGAGGTTCGATACGTCTCTACGGAGAGTGACCAAGGATGAACGCAACAGTACGCGATCTCGACGGCAACGAAGCGGGGGAGATCGAACTTCCCGGCGTGTTCGAGACGACACACCGTCCCGACCTCATCGAGCGTGCGGTGCGTGCCGCACGGGCCAATCGCTCCCAGGATTACGGTGCAGACGAACACGCTGGTATGCGCACCCCGGCAGAATCGTTCGGCAGCGGCCGGGGCATGGCCCACGTTCCGCGCCAGAACAGCGTCGGTCGGCGCGTCCCACAAACCGTTGGCGGTAGACGGGCACACCCCCCGAAAACCGAAACGGATCGTGGCGAGAAGATCAACGACAAAGAGCGCACCCTCGCGATCGAAAGTGCGCTCGCGGCGACGACCGACTCCGAACTCGTCGCCGAGCGAGGCCACCAGTTCGAGGATATCGACGTCCCGGTGATCGTAACCGATGAGTTCGAGGATCTCGTCAAAACCAAAGCGGTCGTCGAACTGCTCGAAACCCTCGGGCTGCACGACGATATCGAGCGCGCCGAGGACGGCATAAGCGTTCGTGCTGGCCGTGGCACCACTCGCGGACGGAAGTACAAACGGCCGAAGTCGATCCTCTTTGTGACGAGTGAGGAGCCATCAAAAGCGGCCCGCAACCTCGCGGGAGCGGACGTGGCGACCGCACGCGAGGTCAACGCTGAAGATCTCGCCCCCGGTGGCCACGCCGGACGGCTCACCATCTTCACCGAAAGCGCGATCGAGGAGGTGAACAAACGATGACATCAACGACGAACATCATCCGTCATCCGAACGTGACCGAGAAGGCGATGGACAAGATGGACTTCGAGAACAAACTGGAGTTCGTCGTCGCTCTCGACGCCTCGAAGCCGGAAATCAAGTCGGCGCTCGCAGAGCAGTTCGATATCGCCGTTGAGGACATCACGACACAGGTAACGCCTAATGGAACGAAAAAGGCCACTGTGCGCCTGTCGGACGACGACGACGCACAGGAGGTCGCTTCACGTATCGGGGTGTTCTAACGATGGGACGACGCATTCTCGGACAGCGGCGTGGTCGCGGGACACCGACGTTCCGCGCGCCGTCACACCGATACAAAGCGGATCTCTCCCATCGAAACGAGGAGACGGACGATGATGTCATCTCCGGGACGATCGTCGATATCGAACATGATCCGGCGCGCTCTGCGCCCGTCGCGGCCGTTGAGTTCGAGGACGGCGACAAGCGACTCGTGCTCGCTCCCGAGGGGATCACTGTCGGCGAGGAGATCCAGATCGGTATCAGCGCGGAGATCGCACAGGGGAACACGCTCCCGCTCAGGGAGATCCCGGAGGGCGTTCCGGTGTGTAACGTCGAGCGCCAGCCCGGTGACGGCGGCAAATTCGCCCGTTCGTCGGGCGTGAACGCGACGTTGCTCACCCACGACCGCAACGCTGCGGTCGTACAGCTTCCCAGCGGCGAGGTCCGACGGTTGTCACCCGACTGTCGCGCCACGATCGGTGTGGTCGCAGGCGGTGGCCGAACGGAAAAGCCGCTAGTGAAAGCCGGAAAGCAGTACCACAAGATGCGTGCGCGTGGCACCAAGTGGCCGCGCGTTCGCGGGGTAGCGATGAACGCAGTCGATCACCCGTTCGGTGGCGGTGGTCGTCAACACCCCGGTCGACCGAAAAGCGTCTCTGGGGACGCACCGCCCGGCCGAAAGGTCGGTGACATCGCGTCCCGGCGTACCGGTACAACCGGCAAAGGGAAATAACAACCATGTCGAATTCGGACTACCAGATCGGCCGCGACTCCGATGAGGAGTTTACCTATCGTGGCCACACGCTGTCAGAACTCCGGGAGATGGAGCTTTCGGAGTTCGCGGAACTGCTCCCCGCACGGAAGCGGCGAACCATCGAACGCGGTCTGACCACCGAACAGCAGAAGCTGTTCGAGAAGGCGACTGAGCGCGACGTTGAGGAGTCGGCGAACCGACCGCTCCGGACCCACCTGCGTGACATGCCGATTCTGCCGGAGTTCGTCGAAAAGACGTTTGCCGTATACGACGGCGAGGAGTTCGAGCGGGTGTACGTCGAACCGGAGATGCTCGGTCATTACTTGGGTGAGTTCGTGCTGACCCGACAGTCTGTCGAGCACGGTCAGGCCGGTATCGGCGCGACACGCTCCTCGAAGTTCGTGCCACTCAAATAACATGGGAATCAGCTACAGTGT
The sequence above is drawn from the Halocatena salina genome and encodes:
- a CDS encoding 50S ribosomal protein L2, encoding MGRRILGQRRGRGTPTFRAPSHRYKADLSHRNEETDDDVISGTIVDIEHDPARSAPVAAVEFEDGDKRLVLAPEGITVGEEIQIGISAEIAQGNTLPLREIPEGVPVCNVERQPGDGGKFARSSGVNATLLTHDRNAAVVQLPSGEVRRLSPDCRATIGVVAGGGRTEKPLVKAGKQYHKMRARGTKWPRVRGVAMNAVDHPFGGGGRQHPGRPKSVSGDAPPGRKVGDIASRRTGTTGKGK
- a CDS encoding 50S ribosomal protein L23, translated to MTSTTNIIRHPNVTEKAMDKMDFENKLEFVVALDASKPEIKSALAEQFDIAVEDITTQVTPNGTKKATVRLSDDDDAQEVASRIGVF
- a CDS encoding 30S ribosomal protein S19, producing the protein MSNSDYQIGRDSDEEFTYRGHTLSELREMELSEFAELLPARKRRTIERGLTTEQQKLFEKATERDVEESANRPLRTHLRDMPILPEFVEKTFAVYDGEEFERVYVEPEMLGHYLGEFVLTRQSVEHGQAGIGATRSSKFVPLK
- a CDS encoding 50S ribosomal protein L3, whose protein sequence is MPTPSRPRKGSMGFSPRVRASSEVPRISTWPDDDGQVGVQGFAGYKAGMSHVVMINDEPDSPQEGMEETVPVTVVETPPMRAVAVRAYETTPYGQRPLTEIWTDEVHDDLARAVDLPEERDDGQQREQTVRDALESGDLGGVRLITHTLPGALSSVPKRKPDVMETRVGGSTLEERLEFALELLGDGGEHTVSDVFRAGEYADIAGVTKGSGTQGPVKRWGVQKRKGKHARQGWKRRIGNLGPWNPSRVRSTVPQQGQTGYHQRTELNKRIISIGDEDVTPEGGFINYGDVDGEYVLVKGSVPGPKQRLIRFRPAVRPNDQPRLDPEVRYVSTESDQG
- the rpl4p gene encoding 50S ribosomal protein L4, with product MNATVRDLDGNEAGEIELPGVFETTHRPDLIERAVRAARANRSQDYGADEHAGMRTPAESFGSGRGMAHVPRQNSVGRRVPQTVGGRRAHPPKTETDRGEKINDKERTLAIESALAATTDSELVAERGHQFEDIDVPVIVTDEFEDLVKTKAVVELLETLGLHDDIERAEDGISVRAGRGTTRGRKYKRPKSILFVTSEEPSKAARNLAGADVATAREVNAEDLAPGGHAGRLTIFTESAIEEVNKR
- a CDS encoding RNA methyltransferase, whose translation is MTVTVLVPSSLVREARDKREATRKLGYVARAATVFRVDRLVVYPDSEGERRWGGGFVRTVLAYAATPPYLRKEVWGRRDELEYVGVLPPLHAVAQTGSGSNGSGSLRQGIVTEVGSDGRVRVNCGLQHPISLLVPPSRTVEEGERVTIRISSRQPLRARIVDDEPPGVNVEQAELDEVLARSDSGFRIASSRYGEVLTLSLLGDLRQRLVDTESTTESGDDTDTDTDTDAGAGGRKETGKRTYTVAFGAPERGLPEICGIDPTAVGQRDTSDDTRPDRSRFDLWLNTVPNQGSETVRTEEAMFATLACLNLE